The sequence below is a genomic window from Phaeodactylum tricornutum CCAP 1055/1 chromosome 14, whole genome shotgun sequence.
GCAGTTATCATCAAATCGGAAGGGGCCCGCGAAAAAACCGTAAACGAAGCACGCGGTGAGGCAGAATCTCGCCTGATTGATGCTAAAGCAGCAGCCGAAGCTGTCAAGTTTGAAGCGGAAGCGGAGGCTTCAAAGTTAGAGCTGGAAGCAACTGGTGCGGCCCGCGCTCTCGGGATACTCGGGACCGCACTAGGATCTCAAGCCGATGCTGCCAAGTTTCAAATTATGCGTGAGTTCATCGCAGCTAAGCGAGACTTGGCCAGGAGTGAGAATGCCAAGGTCATAGTTACTTCTGATGCTCCAAGCGACATACTCGGCAAAGCTATGGCCTTCTACGAATCATCTCAGCCATCGAATGAGTAATCCATACAGCTCTATCCTTGACTTGCTATCCTTAATTTGCCTTTAGACTATGTTCATATAACGCTTGGGCACGAGGGGAACATTACCATTGGATAGTCGTTCACAGCTAGCAGTGGCTACTTTGTACTCATCAGGATATTTCAAAAGAACGCCTTCCGGAGCAAGCTCTTTTCCAGTAGACCATCTTGTTGTATCAACTGGAATAGAACATGTGAACAGAATGCGTCTAAAGCGTCCAATTAGCGGGACCAAGCCAAGCTTGGTCCATGTTGTCTTAAGAAAGATCTCCGAGTTCATGTTTTCCTTTGGAGTCACGTTGACAAACATGTCAGGATGTCTCAGAAATGTAGGCATAACGTCCAGAGTTTTCAAAATCAGGCTGGACGGTGCAGTGTAAAAGCGGTCATTAAAGCCCCAATAGTTCTCTCCTTCCGATAACCAGATCCTCTCGGAGGGTAGCTCTGAAAGCTTTAATGGGCATTTATAAAACTGGTCTGTACGGGTAATGATAAATCGATCATATGTTTGCTCCCAGCCGTCTTTTTGGATACGCTGTGCCACAAACCATCGAAACATGTGCACCATGGCTGCACTCGCATCGTACCCTTTCACCCCGCCAAGAATAAGAGGGTAGATCGACGAAGGATAGAATTCGAAGGCGGCTTTCCTCCATTCAGATCCCCCGATGAGGTCAATTGCATCGGCCCAATCGTCGTATCTTGGAATCCACTCAATGTGTTTTGCCCTTGTGAACAGAGAAGCATTGCTATATTCCACTTGATCAGGAATCTGAACAAAAAGGGCCAAATCGGCCTGGTTGGCGTCAAGTACGTTCGTATACAGAGATCTCCAGGCTGTCTCTCCACACCGTAAGTCGCCAATAAGAACAACAAGGGTTCGGTTACGGTTTACTGCAAGCGAAGGCTGGTTCATGTTTCTTGAAACAGTGGGAACAAGGATTTCGCTCTTTTTTGGTAAGGGTAACAGAGGGATCTCGAACGACTTGCTCATGGAATGGGCGCTCCGTGCTCTAATCGCACCCAGgagtgacgacgacgccttTGTTGCCAACGACTTCTTCGAATCTGGGTTACTTGGAAAGATGCAGATACTTGTCTTCACAAATACAGAGCAGATCGCAGTAATTCCAAAGACTGTCAATATTGTAGCCTTCCACAttcttcctttctctttcttcttctcaCCGCCATTTGTTGAACGAGTCGGTTGGGCCTTCCTGAATGGAGCGATGGATCTTCGCGGCTTTCGTATCATAGCTTCCCTCTGCTTTTCCCGCAAGCCTTTCTCTTTTCGTGATTATTGATAAGTGCATGAACTTGAGTGCTGGAGGTGTATTAATGCCACAACAGAAAAATTCGAGTTTACACACAGGATCAGAAGATTGCAAGGCCATCACCGTGTAGTCTGAATAACTCTTTCGTGACAGGGAGGGGACCAGAAAGTTGGAAAGACGGATAgagattcacagtcagacagcAGTGTGAGTCCAAATAAATGCCAACCCTAAGTAAAATGGCTTTCTAAAAAGGGTCGTTTCTGAGGGAAAAGGAACTGACTGGAAGTGGCGGCCAACCATAGGTAGATGCTTGatattttactgttacatGTACAAAGAACAGCTACTGtgctttttttcttttttcaaaaCAAAGTTACGTTGACAGTAGTGTAAAGCACTTTCATGCCCGGCATGATCTGATAACAATTTCATCGTCGCATTTCTTCGCAAGCTCTTTCAAGACGGCACGGCCGCAGTCTCGGATAACGAAATTGCTTGCTTTGTATTTGCTCAATACGAGTAAGACGACCTCAATCCCTCCACGTTCAGCGATGACATTGGCATTTTCCGAGTCTTTTGCTAATCGCGACAAAACACCACAAGCTGCCAACTGCAAGTCTGCGTCTAAACCGAGGATAGAACGATTCCTTCCTGCTTCCATCGCTGCGAGAACAAGATCTAAACCGTCGGACTCCATGATGGAAGCTCTGTTTTCGTAGGTTTGCGCTAAATTTGAAAGCGCAAGACAAGCGGATTCTTGGAGGCTGACATCAGAATCGGAAGCAGAGCCAAATTTTCGCATGACTGCAAGAACAGCCATGACTCCTCCTTGTTTGCCAATCGAGATTGAGTTGTAAATGTTCTGTGCAATATGAGCCAGCGCTTTGCAACCTTCGCGCTGTACCAGCAAACACTCGGCTCCACTGTGTTTCTGCAACGCTTCTAAGACTACCTGGATACCTCCATCCTCTGCTAAACAGAGTTGACGGCTTTTGCTATCTTTAGCAAGGTTAGCGATTGCGGTGCAACCGGCCTGTTGCAACATAGCCGAAAGATGGCTACCCGAATTGTGTCGACGCATAGCCCTAAGCAGTACGCTTATACCGCCTTGTCTCATTAGCATGGTACGGATGCCAGCGCTTTTGGTGAGACCCTCTCTGGATAGACTAGTCAAAAGGAGACAGCCGACTCTTTGAAGCTCGCCGTCTAGATCAGTCCCAGAATTGTGCCTGAGCATTGCGGAAATGATAAGATCGATTCCACCTCGCAAAGCAATCCACATTGCGTTACTCTCGAGTAAAGAGAGGCTCCAGAGCGCCCCGAGGCAAGATGCTTGCACTGCTGCGTCGCTCTGATTGACTCTGTTGTGACGCTGCATCGCAGCCAATATCACTCTAATTCCCCCTTGTTTTCCGATGGAGGTCTTGGTGGTATCGGCATTCAGTGCCAAAGTCCACAGTACACGGCAGCCAATTTCTTGCACGCTACGAGCCTTTTGGTCATATCCATTCAGTCCTCGCATTGCTGCTAAAACAACTTGTATACCACCTTGTCTTGTTACGGAATTCCGCCTGGATTCCGTCGTTGAAAAACAGAGTAAAGCATGACAGCCATAGAGCTGTATATTCGGTCTTTGTGAATAAGTATTCATACAATGCACGATGGCAGAAATTGCCGCTTCTGCAAAGGCTTTTTCATTGTAGTTCTCAGCCACTAGTACTACCTCTTTTAAGGATTCAAGTACTCGGCCGGCATTTTTAGAATCTTTTATCTCTTGAACGAGCTTCCCAGCCCTTATCTCCGGCAGTGTGCCCATCGCCACTTTGGCTGCACTTGTGTTGGTAGTTTTAGGGGGCAGAGGTGAGCTGTTGACGTACTTTGATGCATATTGTGAGCAGTTGTTCACGTTAATAAGGTTTGTATCACAGCTTCATAGGTTACGCTTTCGTGCTTCCAACGGTATTTTCAACCGCAATAACTGACTTCCCATTAAGGCTTTTACAAACATTTACCGTTTGTAAGCATCATTATACTTGTTAAGGTAGATAGGCTTCGCCAATAAATCTGCTGACAAACGGCCTGGTACCGTTATTTGAAGTTCTTAGAAATCACCTAATTTTGGCTTTTCTGGACGTCCGAGCCATCGACGGCGACTTTTGCTATTTTTCCACTTAGGTAACGGTTGATTTTTCATAGTGACATCGGAATGAGAAAACCACGAGCAGGACTTATTACTCTTCTTTGTCGACAGCGATTCAGTTGACCTTTGATCTACGTAACACAACTGTGAACAGCAAAAAGCTCTGACTAAAATAACCGTTGATTCTTTCATTGGAGGGCTTCCCGGCCTTACATTAGTAGTTTAGAATAGCTGTTCATACGACACATGAACGACATAAAACTGATGAATGTTACACTTTACTGTTACACGTACAGTTGgttcttttttctttcctcGTTCGGCCTGCTCTGTACGCCTGTCTCTTCCGGCTGCACGTGTGCGTATACCTTCAAGTCACCAAGTGCCATTCCACTGATTGAATCTGTGAGGTTGCGATCCCTTGCCATTAACCATGAGCGCTACTCCCGTAAAGCCACGTATCCTAGCCCTCTTCGATGTTGATGGGACACTGACGATTCCTCGGGGTGAAATTACCCCTGACATGATGGCGTTCATGAAGGATCTCAGCAAGAAAGTGACTGTTGGTATTGTCGGAGGTATGCGGCCTGTTTGATCGGAATTGGAAGGTTTCCTTCGCCTCTGTACGGCTCGTTTATCTTAGATTTTGGCTCACATTGCTCTTCAATTCAGGAAGCGACTTGCCTAAACAGGAAGAACAGCTCGGGACTGGTATTGTCGACGTGTTTCCGTGGAATTTTTCGCAAAATGGTTTGGTCGCGTACAATAAAGGTCAGCTATTGGAGGTGCAGACCATTGCTAAATTTCTGGGGGAAGACAATGTGAAGCGCATCGTCAATTGGGTTTTAAAGTATTTGGTAGATATCGACATTCCTGTCAAGGTATGCAACGGCTTTGATATGTTGTATTTCGCTTAATCACGTCAAACTAATTCGAAAACAATCTTCGTTTCTTGCAGCGTGGAACTTTTTTTGAATTTCGCAGTGGAATGTTTAACATTTCGCCTATTGGTCGTAATTGCTCCCGAGAAGAGCGCAACGAATACGAAAGATTTGATTTGGAAAACAACGTCCGCAAAAAAATGGTGGAAGCCATGGCCAAAGAATTTGCTGACTTGGGGTTGACTTATTCCATTGGGGGCCAAATTTCGTTCGATTGCTTTCCGAAGGGATGGGACAAGACCTATTGCCTAAAGTTTCTAGATGCTAGTGAATTTGACGAAATTCATTTTTTCGGTGACAAGACCTTCGAAGGAGGCAATGATTTTGAAATCTTTTCGCATGAGCGAACGATCGGCCATACTGTCACTTCCCCCGATGACACGAAAAATCAATGCACTAAGCTATTTATGTAATGAAAAGACGTTTTCGAGCCGCGCGATAACATTGATTACACAACGTTCTTAATATTTAATTTTCTGCCGTTTGCCCTGTCTTGCACCAACGCAATGTGCGATAGTTATCAAGTGTAGACTTCACCTAGAGACCGTTTTTTGGTCCCTTGCAGCTTCTTTGTACCGCAGGCGCCGCACTTCCGAGCTGACTTAGCGTTATGAAGAGTACATGTAGGGCATTCCCATTGCTTCGACAACTGGGCAGGAGCAAGCGAATGGTCTGAGGATTCTCTAGCCACTGTCGATATCGAATCTTGAGTCATTTCATCCTCACATGCCCTTGCCAACATCCCTTTGGCGCTCGCGGGACTGCTCTGAATACTATCAACGGGGTGGCTAAGACCGATTCCTGATGACGTCTCCACGTCTCCGTATTCTAAGGCTTTGTTCAATTTTGACGCATTTTCAGTCTTCTGCTTTGGCTCGGCGGCCGTGTCGGAACGGCAGTCCAGGCCACATTCAGGATCTATATTTTCCTCTTCGTTCAAGGATGATAAGTGCTGACAATGAGCAACTTGAAAGGGATCCTCGGAACTAGAATCCACCAAAGAGTCCGCAACGGAATCtgctttcttttctttctcggCTTTCTGCATTTGTGTACTCAATGGAGACCCAGATTCAGGTTTTTCGTCCAAAAGTTCTTTTTCATCTTCGCTCTCCTGAATATTTTCGAGTTCCGCAAGAGCCAAACGCTCCTCTTCGTCTTGCTGACGCTGCTGGATGAGACTCCAAGTCACTTCCAGACCAAACACAAAGGAAACAGAATCAGTTCCTCTCATTGCTGCTCGGAAGATCGGATCATCTACAGTGTCACTTGATTGGTGATGAGACCAATGGCGCATATTTTCCTCATCCGGCATCCCGATTTGCTCTTGGTAGTCTTCGCCACGCTCGTTGTTCACAATCGCACTAGAGCCCAAGATGTCAATGGCgttctcgttttcgtccagagatttgtcgtcgtcagCCTTCATTGACATAAGACGGGGCACCAGAGCTGTCCATCGCTCCAACCAAACGCTTTGCAGTCGACGAGCAGCGTCAGCAATGTCATCGCCTGGGGACCAAACTTTCAATACGTTGGCAAAAATACGGTTGACGTCTTTGGAGAAGGTGGAAACGCTTTTGTAGGCTGCCGACTGGTCAACTTCCAGGGTAAGTTTGCTTGAAATGGTTCCAAAGTCCATAGGTTGCTTCACAAGCTTTTCGTACTCATCCTTAGCACGTCCATGCTCTGTTGGTATCAAAGGTTTGAGAAAGAAGGACGAGTCCTCCTGGGCCTTGATGTCCTCCAGCAACTCGCGACACGCTGCCAGTTTCTTGGGCAAAACGTTCATGGCTTCCATTTCGGCGTTGTCATGGATAATCTCGCACCGTTCACATCGGAGCTTGTCGTGAGTATCAGAAGGCGTTCCCGTTCGTAGTTTGAACAAATTCTTGAGGTCTTTGGTTGATAGCTGATTGGTCTGTTCTTTGTCGTCGACCACGGACTGCAGTCCCTCTTTTGAGAGCTGGCGCTGGAaaatcttttcttccacagtTCCGGTTGCCAAAAAGCGATACGTAAAGCACCGTTTCTTCTGGCCGTCACGCCAGCATCGAGCTGCAGCCTGCTTATCCACCGCAGGATTCCAGTCGGGATCAAACAAGACCAAACGGTTGCCCCCAATCAAGTTCAAACCACTGGTGGCGATAGAGTAACATCAAGAAAACCGTGAGCAAATCTTCCGCTGAAAATGTATGGGACGACAAGTACAGACGAGAACGTTTATGTACGTACCATCCACCGGCTTTGCTGGAAAGCAAAAAAGCGACGAGGGGCGAATTGGGGTCGTTGAATTCGTCACACATTTTCTGTCGCTTTTTCATCGTGATGGATCCGTCTAGACGGCAAAAGCCCCAGGAATTTTCGCGACACATGCGTCCAATGAGATCCAGCGTTTGCGTGTAATTGCTCACAATGACAATCTTATCGTTACCGTTGCCCGGTTTGCGCATTTCCTTCATAAGGCGGTAGAGAACAAACATTTTACCGGACCATTCGGGGCGTACGGGAGCAAAGTCTCCCCGTCGGCCGCCTCCTTCACCGGGAACATACGGGAGAAATTTGGCAATGCCGTCCGCTCCCGGTGCGGCCATGGAAgccttgtcgtcgtcctcgtccgtGTACTTGACTACTTTACCACCCCGTTTGTTACTTGGGCCCACCGCAAAGCTTTTGTCTTCTTCTGCCACCAGGCTGGGATGATTGGCGAGCTTCATTAGCATTTGAATAGATGAAAGACAGTTGACTTGCTTGCCGTCCAAAACGTGTTGCATGTCTTTGCTGTTGACGAGATGTTGGTACATATTTTGTTGAATTTCGGTCAGATTGCAACAGACAACTTGTACGAGTTTCGGTGGTAGGTGCTGTGCGTTGAGCGTATTGACCCGGCGTAGAATAAAATCGTTGACGATCCGACTCATATCGTTTTGAATTTGCATCATTTTGTGTTTTTGGGCGTCGGAGGCGTCGGGCTCGCGTCCGCGCAGAATCGGGAAGAGTGTTTTGCGGCGGAATTCTTCCGGCGTTCCCAGTATGCCGGGATTGGTAAAGTCCACCATGGCGTAGAACTCTTGCAAGTCGTTCTGCATGGGCGTTCCGGTCAGAAGCACCCGTCGTCGGACCGGCAGGGAATTGAGGGCACGGGAGGTTTGGTTGTCGCTGTTTTTGAGGCGGTGTGCTTCGTCGCAAACGAGCAAATCGCAGCAGTCGGCGTGTTTGGACAGACGCCCGACGTGGGTCCGGATGCACTCGTAGCTGGCAATCATCACGTTGAATATTTTGGTACGCACAAAGGTATCCAGGTTGCGTTCGACGGTTTTGCGGTCGGCTTCGGCGATTGCCAACGTTTTGACTACCCCCGGTCCGAGCCATTTGACGAATTCGTTTTCCCAATTTTTGACGAGACTGCAGGGACAAACCACAATGACCCGTTTCGCGGTCGGGGCTCCGTTGGCAGTGATGCCAGTTTTGAGCAGCGTATGAATGAGTGTGACGGACTGTAGGGTTTTGCCGAGACCCATGTCATCGGCTAGAATACTGTCCCGAACAAGGACAAACGGAAGAAAATAGAGGGTGTCAGTCCAGGGCCGCCGAGGCCAGGGTAAAGCAGCAAGTCGTCCGAGCGTGCCCCAAAGTTACGTACCAACCGTGACCATTGAAGTCTTTGAGACCCATGACACATTCGTAGATAAACTGTACACCTTCTCGTTGATGAGGTCGTAGCCATTTGGCCAGGACGGGTGGTACGTATACGTTCTGTTTGCTGTAGGCGTGTACTGGAGCCGGACGCAGGACCGTGACGCTTTCTTCGATTCCATTCTCGTCCGGCCGGAGTTCCGTAACGACGGCAGGAGGAAGGCCTTTGGGTTCGGCAGGGGCTTGGCCATTGGACTCCGCTGACGGGTGCGGACTGGTCCAAACACAGAGCGGTTCGAAGGGCCGGTCCGGTTCCTTCTCTTCGTCATCACTGTTGTCGGAGTCGTCCGTTTCGTCGTCAGTGTGTTCCGATTTGGAAGCCAGATTGGGAAGTTTGAAGGTGAGTCCACGTCCGGCCCGCGCCATGAGTTTGGCCATACCATCCATTCGGCGCTTGGGCCCGAGCGACGACTGTTGGAGCGCAACTTGCGCGTGCTTGCCGTAAGCCCGCCGTTTGAGCATGGGACGCTGGAACTTTTTCTGTAAAGCGGGACACGAAAGACCGGACAGTAGCGGAGCTCTTTGGACAATCATTCGGGCGCCGGGTGCAAAGAGCTTGGAGGAAGACGTCACTTTGATGGGTGGAGCATACGGACGGCTTATGCCGGGGTTgtccgacgaggacgacggaAGCACTTTGCGTTTGAATAACATCTTATACTGTCAATGCCTTTGTATATTCAACGAGACGAAGGCTATAGCGGAAGCAATGCCGTTCAACaacactcactgtcaatttctGCGCGGGGCACCGTGTGTGCCTGGGGTTGGCGGTAGAAATGCGATTGTTCCCTGTACGAAATCCACGTATACCCCTACGGAGGATTCTAGAACACGATGGCTCGAATCGAAACCTTCGCCACCGGGTTCGTCCGCTTGTCAGATAATTGCTTGTCAAGGTTCTCGCAAGCAGACCATTCTGTCTAGAAAAAGTCCGATTGAAAACAGTTGCGTCGACAAAAGCAGCGACATCAATTTACATGTCCGACCGGTTACGATATCCAGCGACATCGTCTACCTAGTCTATTCGGCTCGACGCCCTCCATGGGAATCTGCCGTTTCAGGGAGGGTGTGTAGTATACACACAATCTTCTCTGGACATCGGTCAGCATGAGTTCTAAAATCATGGGACGAACGGCCTCCAGTAGCTCGCTATCGGAAGCTTCCTTTGACGGAGGATCATCGACGTACGAAG
It includes:
- the PMM1 gene encoding phosphomannose mutase (Participates in the synthesis of GDP-mannose by catalyzing the interconversion of D-mannose 6-phosphate and alpha-D-mannose 1-phosphate.); this encodes MSATPVKPRILALFDVDGTLTIPRGEITPDMMAFMKDLSKKVTVGIVGGSDLPKQEEQLGTGIVDVFPWNFSQNGLVAYNKGQLLEVQTIAKFLGEDNVKRIVNWVLKYLVDIDIPVKRGTFFEFRSGMFNISPIGRNCSREERNEYERFDLENNVRKKMVEAMAKEFADLGLTYSIGGQISFDCFPKGWDKTYCLKFLDASEFDEIHFFGDKTFEGGNDFEIFSHERTIGHTVTSPDDTKNQCTKLFM
- a CDS encoding predicted protein is translated as MIRKPRRSIAPFRKAQPTRSTNGGEKKKEKGRMWKATILTVFGITAICSVFVKTSICIFPSNPDSKKSLATKASSSLLGAIRARSAHSMSKSFEIPLLPLPKKSEILVPTVSRNMNQPSLAVNRNRTLVVLIGDLRCGETAWRSLYTNVLDANQADLALFVQIPDQVEYSNASLFTRAKHIEWIPRYDDWADAIDLIGGSEWRKAAFEFYPSSIYPLILGGVKGYDASAAMVHMFRWFVAQRIQKDGWEQTYDRFIITRTDQFYKCPLKLSELPSERIWLSEGENYWGFNDRFYTAPSSLILKTLDVMPTFLRHPDMFVNVTPKENMNSEIFLKTTWTKLGLVPLIGRFRRILFTCSIPVDTTRWSTGKELAPEGVLLKYPDEYKVATASCERLSNGNVPLVPKRYMNIV
- a CDS encoding predicted protein encodes the protein VYVPPVLAKWLRPHQREGVQFIYECVMGLKDFNGHGCILADDMGLGKTLQSVTLIHTLLKTGITANGAPTAKRVIVVCPCSLVKNWENEFVKWLGPGVVKTLAIAEADRKTVERNLDTFVRTKIFNVMIASYECIRTHVGRLSKHADCCDLLVCDEAHRLKNSDNQTSRALNSLPVRRRVLLTGTPMQNDLQEFYAMVDFTNPGILGTPEEFRRKTLFPILRGREPDASDAQKHKMMQIQNDMSRIVNDFILRRVNTLNAQHLPPKLVQVVCCNLTEIQQNMYQHLVNSKDMQHVLDGKQVNCLSSIQMLMKLANHPSLASMAAPGADGIAKFLPYVPGEGGGRRGDFAPVRPEWSGKMFVLYRLMKEMRKPGNGNDKIVIVSNYTQTLDLIGRMCRENSWGFCRLDGSITMKKRQKMCDEFNDPNSPLVAFLLSSKAGGCGLNLIGGNRLVLFDPDWNPAVDKQAAARCWRDGQKKRCFTYRFLATGTVEEKIFQRQLSKEGLQSVVDDKEQTNQLSTKDLKNLFKLRTGTPSDTHDKLRCERC
- a CDS encoding predicted protein, with translation MRGLNGYDQKARSVQEIGCRVLWTLALNADTTKTSIGKQGGIRVILAAMQRHNRVNQSDAAVQASCLGALWSLSLLESNAMWIALRGGIDLIISAMLRHNSGTDLDGELQRVGCLLLTSLSREGLTKSAGIRTMLMRQGGISVLLRAMRRHNSGSHLSAMLQQAGCTAIANLAKDSKSRQLCLAEDGGIQVVLEALQKHSGAECLLVQREGCKALAHIAQNIYNSISIGKQGGVMAVLAVMRKFGSASDSDVSLQESACLALSNLAQTYENRASIMESDGLDLVLAAMEAGRNRSILGLDADLQLAACGVLSRLAKDSENANVIAERGGIEVVLLVLSKYKASNFVIRDCGRAVLKELAKKCDDEIVIRSCRA